The Dethiosulfovibrio peptidovorans DSM 11002 genome has a window encoding:
- a CDS encoding YkgJ family cysteine cluster protein, whose amino-acid sequence MKASSPWWFEGLRFSCVGCGRCCRGEPGAIFFSRYEEMRIAYCLGLSLGEFRRGYVTGRWGLPSIDERWNGECLFYDPATARCRIYPTRPLQCRTWPFWPEILDTPESWRKASKMCPGMDQGVMHDGPEIKGILDSYVKYLGEMVN is encoded by the coding sequence ATGAAAGCATCCTCTCCCTGGTGGTTCGAAGGGCTTAGATTCTCCTGTGTAGGATGCGGAAGATGCTGTAGAGGAGAACCTGGCGCCATCTTCTTTTCCAGATACGAGGAGATGAGAATAGCTTACTGCCTGGGGCTATCCTTAGGGGAGTTTCGTAGAGGATATGTAACCGGTAGATGGGGATTGCCCAGCATCGACGAGAGATGGAACGGCGAATGTCTCTTCTACGATCCTGCGACCGCCAGATGTCGCATATACCCGACACGTCCACTTCAATGCAGGACGTGGCCCTTCTGGCCGGAGATACTGGATACCCCGGAATCCTGGCGGAAGGCCTCTAAAATGTGTCCCGGAATGGACCAGGGAGTCATGCACGACGGTCCTGAAATAAAGGGGATACTGGATTCCTACGTCAAATACCTCGGGGAGATGGTAAATTGA
- a CDS encoding DUF3084 domain-containing protein translates to MTSLADALPEMNWQLIFFTVLLSALVAFLGDLLGMRIAKKRITLFGLRPRHTSTLITAITGMVIAMGIMTALAVTSDTVRTALFSLKYVQRQVLDLTSQLQEARDESDLMGIRYVESLQKLENSEKELAHVNEKLNSLTPELEATRKEISELRSQRAKLQEQIEALRSEAVNLRRGLEAVREGRVVAFADELLSQETVQEGASREDLLSIMSNLRNKVRFIVARRASISPEDISIGKDEQEEERVISRCLVINSRKVIRARALSNVVAGEPVTLSYRVYESVRVYRKGELVFRKAVPPVNDVAEAEGVLHEVLKEVNPIAVRDGILRDPFTRTVGQIDATDFYEAVDRLKDTESSQIIVSVLAAEDIYTEGPVRVTLSIGLDEG, encoded by the coding sequence TTGACATCCTTAGCCGATGCCTTGCCGGAGATGAATTGGCAGTTGATATTTTTTACCGTCCTTCTCAGTGCGCTGGTGGCCTTCTTAGGCGACCTGTTAGGCATGAGAATCGCAAAAAAAAGGATCACCCTTTTTGGCTTAAGGCCCAGACATACCAGCACCCTTATAACAGCCATAACCGGCATGGTTATAGCCATGGGAATAATGACCGCTCTGGCTGTGACTTCCGACACCGTCAGGACCGCCCTCTTCAGCTTGAAATACGTTCAGAGACAGGTCCTGGACCTAACATCCCAGCTTCAGGAAGCTAGAGACGAATCGGATCTAATGGGCATTCGCTACGTCGAAAGCCTCCAGAAGCTGGAAAACAGTGAAAAGGAACTGGCTCATGTGAACGAGAAGCTGAACTCTCTCACCCCGGAGCTAGAGGCCACCAGAAAGGAGATATCCGAGCTGCGCTCTCAGAGGGCGAAGCTTCAGGAACAGATAGAGGCCCTTCGTTCCGAGGCGGTAAACCTTCGTAGAGGTCTGGAGGCGGTCAGAGAAGGACGTGTAGTGGCCTTTGCGGACGAACTTTTGTCTCAGGAGACCGTTCAGGAGGGAGCGTCCAGGGAAGACTTGCTCTCGATAATGTCCAATCTGAGGAATAAAGTGAGATTTATAGTGGCCAGAAGAGCCTCTATATCCCCGGAGGACATCTCTATCGGGAAGGACGAACAGGAAGAGGAGCGGGTGATCTCGCGATGTCTCGTCATAAACAGCAGAAAGGTAATCCGGGCGAGAGCTTTGTCCAACGTGGTCGCCGGAGAGCCAGTCACCCTCAGCTACAGGGTATACGAGAGCGTTAGAGTGTATAGAAAAGGCGAGCTCGTATTCAGAAAAGCGGTTCCCCCCGTAAACGATGTAGCAGAGGCGGAGGGAGTCCTCCACGAGGTTCTCAAGGAGGTAAACCCCATAGCGGTCAGGGACGGTATCCTTAGGGATCCCTTCACCAGGACGGTGGGGCAGATAGACGCAACCGATTTTTACGAGGCGGTAGACAGGCTTAAGGACACCGAAAGCTCCCAGATAATCGTGTCGGTGCTGGCTGCCGAGGACATATACACCGAGGGACCGGTCAGGGTGACCTTGTCGATCGGTCTAGACGAGGGGTAG
- a CDS encoding GNAT family N-acetyltransferase, whose protein sequence is MDREYLYYDSKIGLSSEELQGLYRFTRWGRSRSVSQIERMLKGTDLCFSVRYECELVAFCRIITDFVFRASLWDVVVHPDHQGQGLGSSLMGYALEHPAIRNIPMITTYSSELGPFLANMGFEPKEGMMMLLRCPIEYS, encoded by the coding sequence ATGGATCGGGAATACCTGTATTACGACAGCAAGATAGGACTCTCTTCCGAGGAACTTCAAGGGTTGTATCGATTTACCCGATGGGGAAGAAGCCGTTCCGTATCGCAGATAGAGAGAATGCTCAAGGGCACGGACCTCTGTTTTTCCGTCCGTTATGAATGTGAGTTGGTCGCCTTTTGTCGAATAATCACCGATTTCGTCTTCAGGGCCTCTTTATGGGACGTGGTGGTACATCCGGACCATCAGGGGCAAGGGCTCGGTTCCAGCCTGATGGGGTATGCCCTGGAACACCCTGCCATAAGGAATATCCCGATGATAACCACCTACAGCAGCGAGCTGGGCCCTTTTCTGGCCAACATGGGGTTCGAGCCCAAGGAAGGCATGATGATGTTGCTTCGGTGTCCTATAGAATACTCATGA
- a CDS encoding ComF family protein, with protein MSYRILMTSIDLFLHFLWPVSCPVCGKLASVLCRSCSDELVRDNPLRCLVCGEDIPCHLHGHSYPSVSGAVHSGMARELVLSMKYHGVSGMGRIMGRSLGSAIAMPFPQNRIVPIPLHRGSTRRYNQSRWLAMGISDVWGVVLSDHLKWRTSEKQSELGAEARRSMPKNSILWRGPDLKGQSCTLVDDVRTTGTTLLRGAEALYEAGAENVLSITWSRSINANERGDLSWS; from the coding sequence GTGTCCTATAGAATACTCATGACCTCGATAGACCTTTTCTTGCATTTTCTGTGGCCGGTAAGCTGTCCCGTTTGCGGTAAATTGGCCAGCGTCCTCTGTCGTTCCTGTTCGGACGAACTGGTTAGGGATAATCCCTTGCGATGTCTGGTATGCGGAGAGGATATTCCCTGTCATCTTCACGGCCATAGCTATCCTTCCGTATCGGGAGCAGTCCACTCCGGCATGGCCAGAGAGTTAGTGTTATCCATGAAATATCACGGTGTGTCGGGAATGGGAAGAATAATGGGACGATCTCTGGGATCCGCCATAGCCATGCCCTTTCCCCAAAATCGCATAGTGCCCATTCCTCTCCATCGTGGAAGTACCAGAAGATACAACCAGTCCCGATGGTTGGCTATGGGGATATCGGACGTTTGGGGTGTAGTTCTATCGGATCATCTGAAATGGAGGACATCGGAAAAACAGTCGGAACTTGGGGCCGAGGCCAGGAGGAGTATGCCAAAAAACTCCATCCTTTGGAGAGGTCCCGATCTTAAGGGGCAGAGCTGTACCCTCGTCGACGACGTAAGGACGACCGGAACCACCCTTCTAAGAGGAGCGGAGGCTCTTTACGAAGCCGGCGCCGAGAACGTTCTGTCCATCACGTGGAGTCGGTCGATAAACGCTAACGAGAGAGGAGATCTATCATGGAGCTGA